TGGAGAAGTTTTGTACTTCCCTATCGAGAAATGGGGTAGTTGTGAATATACAAGCATCTTAAATACTAGTAATTATGCCACATACTAGAAGTTAATGGCCAGcctcacactccccccccccccacaagagcCTGTTTGTCTAGCTCAGACTTTTTTCCTggggcattttaaaaaatcccccccaccacacacaccttAGCTCAACCTTCACTGGAGTGCAGAGACTTAGTTCATGATAGCAGCAAGAAAGGGGAGTGgctcagcccttccctccccccccccccctctggagAGTCCTTGCACTGATTTTGTGCTTAGATCCTTAATTAAGTAGGAACCTTACGTTTGCTAGCTTGAGGTAGGCTTTGGCTGTAAAAAAGGAGTTAGTCTTATATGGGCACAGTCACCCTTTTAGTCAGGCAAGGTGCTAAGGACTGGAGTGCAACTTGGAACAATAAGGtttcacaaggttattttaacaACATTGTATTGGGAAAGTTTACTTCTTTAGGTCTAGTTGCTTGCTGCTAACTGGAGGGTGAGGGAGTGTCTAGGTTTAGGCAATTATCTAGTTTAGGCTAGTGGATACCGGACCAGGTTTGCTTGCTATGGCAGCAGCATTGTTCAACACAGCTGGTCACAGGAGGCCAGAGAAATGTAAGCTAGCTTCAGGGCCCTTGAATTTGAGTATTGTGGCTACTACCTGCCAGAGTTTACTTTGGCTATGACAGGTGAGCCACACCTGAAAAGCCTTAGTCTAGCTGAATAGCACAGGACATTTCTGGACAGCATAATGCTTCCTAGAAGCTCATCTCTCCTGaagactgccccagagaaactTGTGCAGTGAGCCCATTTGCTTTTGTAATTTTCCACAATGACCTATGCCATTAGGCATATACAAATCATGCCATTGCTACAAAGCAcacaaaatgcttttaaatgtaaTGCTAGTACTTGTGGACCTGGAGCTCTACTCCACTCCTGGCATGCATGCAGGCTTCTAGTGAGGGATGGATGGGCTGAGAGGAAACAGGTAGCTCTCCTAGCTCAAGGATTCACTCTCAAGACTGTCCCCTTAATTATGGCATAAGACACTGCTGTCTCAAAGGTGAGATCTTGCACCAAGTGAGCTTGGGATCATTGATCTACAGAAGGGTAGCTGACACCACACAAGAGCCTTCACCCCACTCCATTAGCTAGTTAGTAGGCAGCAGCTGTACAGGAGAAAATAGGTACAGCTGCCACAATGTTATTTCAGTTCAAGATTTTGGACACTGGGAGCTGCTAATTTTGTCTTGGCTTGCTATCAAGCTTGCTGCTTCTTATAAAGAAAGAGTATACACCATGATTATGTGCATCCAGCAATTTATTTCCCTGTAACTCACTTAGTGACTCAGTTTACCATTACAGAATTTGTCCTTTTCAGGTTTTTAAAGACAGCCATTGATACCAGTGCTGTGGCCATCAAGCCAAGAATCACTGTAGTTGCTGTTGCAACTGTGGTCCATGCACTCTCTCTCAGGAGAGCTTCTTCTGTAGGGAGAAGAGTTGCCACAAATTAGGGACCAgaatattttggaataagcacCAATAGGGGGAGAGAAGCATTTCTTCCATACCTTGGACTGAAGGCCATTGATCTGCCACTAGGAGAACAGCACCAGATAAGCTTGCCACACCGGAGTTCTCTGCTTCCATGGCCACCACGTCTGCAAGAGACCAACCACTACAAATGAATCCCTTGCATAAATGGATCACACTGAAATCTACTCTAACCCAATCCAGCTTGGGAGATTGATTAATAGCTCCTATTCCTGTCTATAAGACAAAGTCACGATCCAACCTACAAAAAGTCTGACACTGGGTTTTGTCTGAAAGAGGCAATGGAGGGTGCACAGAGTCTTTAACTAGGTAAGGCTGTTAGAGGGTAAGCTTGTCCTGTTAGCAATTAAGGAGACCAGTTAGTTATTGGCTACAATTGCAAGAAGGATGTacgggttggacattagggagaGCCTCCTAAATAAGGGAAGTCAGCACTGAAGTGTGTTACCTACTGTTTGCGCAGCATTTTGACTGGTGGTTTAGTGACAGCTCAGGGTAGGCCAGTTAGtattagtcctgcctcagtgcaggcagCTGGGCTAAATAGggttggaagggatctcaatagGCTACTTTTCTGGATCGGTGTTCCAGCATGTCCAGCATGACATTCTAGTTGCCAGCTGTCATTAGCACTTACCTCGTTGGAATCGGGAAGGCCTAGGACATCTTGCTGAACACAGAGGGGAGTCTGGTTGAAGCCTGTCACAGAGCAGAGCACTGCAATGGAAGTAGACCTggagcagagataaaggagagaCACTTGCAGCACAGGAAGCCCTAGCATTTAGCTCCTGCTAAGTGGGAACAGCACTTACTAGGCTAGTGAGAGCCTTGTCACCCGTCACAAAGGCAAAGGTCTTCACTTCAAATCTCTGGCGATAGTTGGGATAGCTGACTGCAAGACCCACTGGATGGAACACAGTTCTGTAGTTGTCCAATTCATAGTCACACCTACAAATTAGGGAGTGGGGTGGAAGAGGATAATGAGAACCAGCTACTTGATAAGGCCAGAGTAAAACCGTGTCACTCACAAGGTTTGCTTCAGGACATTCTATGTTGAGGGTTTGTTGGGTGATTGATTAGATACTGTTTGGGGAGGTCTGCCTTAGCTTGCAGCCTGCATTAGAGCAGCTACTCATTGAGTCCAAACATTTGGAGGGTTGGAGTCACTCATCTGAGAACAATTATTTGGAGGTCTACTGTAAACACCAGAGTGTGCTTGACAGTGCTACAGTGACCAACACAGATCAACTCAGACAATAATGGTTTGTTCCCATGTCTATATGAAGCATCTGACAAGTCATGGTGCTCTCAGAGCTTTAACAACCCTTTGCATGGCATCTCAGGAAAATCCATCTCTTGCCATCATTGGCCTGCCCACCTTCCTACAGCAGTTGTAGACGCTTACCCATCCACAATAATGTTCCAGCGGGGCACAGAGCTCTGATCCTGTGATGCTGTTGCCCAGCAGTCATCCAGCACCAGTTTGATGTTTGGGTCATTGCGGTTTAGAACCTGCACTTCCAAGAAGATGGGTTGCTGCAGATGTTTCACAATAGGGTACTGGTCATCACTGTAGGGCTGCAGGTAGGAGTCATCTGAAAAACCCCAGAATGGTAGTTACATGGCAGGTAGGAATTCCTGCAGGAGAATTAGTCTAGAGACAGGACTAAGCTAGCTACCTAAGCAAGTCTGCTGTTTGCATGGCACAACTGGAGAATGCTTAGTTGTATACCATACAGAGCCTTAGGATGCTTCCTACTCTGCATGACTGGACAGCACCACTGGATTCCTCTATAGCAAGATCTATTAAGACTTATGCCACAGCTGTCTCAACAGGTAATAGCATGAATCCATGCAAAATCTTACCAGCTGTCAATCTAGCACCACTTCTGGCTAGTAAGGACTAAAGAGTTTCTTCCACCAGTCTGCCCACTCCAGAAGGAGCGGCTTTGTTTCTACCTTGGCTATTTGCAGCTAGGTGCAAGCTTTACCTGGATAGACCAGTAGGATCAGGGACAGAGGACCCTGGTTTATTGAAGATACTGGAGGAGGAAGACTGCTTATCCCAATGCTCATGGCTGCATCACCTCTTCTGTAGGTGCACGTGACAGTTAACCTGCAAGGCAGAATGCTCAGCAATAGGTTTGGCTTTTCAACTTGCCAGCTTCTGTTGTGGCTGGCGCTCACTGGAAGAATTGCAGACTGACCTGAGCTCACTGTCTCTTGAAATCCTGCGTGGTGGTAGATTTGCCCACAAGGCACGCACTTCGTTCTCGTAAATCATCCTTTCACCTGCAAACTATTATGCACAGGGGATACAAAAGGGTTAGGGAATGTCCTGCCCCTGGGGTTCCTTTAACAGTCATTGTCCTGAACACTTACCCTCTGCCTTGTCCCACATCTGTTCACGGGGACATGAAACCGAACCATGTCATTAGAGGGAGACTTGAAGACTGGTTTGCATGCTGGATCTCTAAGCCGGATGGTGTCCAAGTCCAGGGCTGGTTGTGTCATGTCACTGAGGACTTCGAAGTCCATGTAGCCATCCTGAGTGCACACAGCAGCTGAAACATTCAAGGAGTCTGGAATGAGCTGCTGTAAAGAGGCTAACAGCCCCCACCTCAGTAGATGACAgacaacctaagctagtgagtgggctgcatgtggtcctccatctcagtggagCACAAGATTACCCTAGTCTGGAAGGCATggacagttttgctaactgccATTGTATGCCTAGAATTTGTGCAGTGTTTCAGTTGACCCATAGCAGCCATTTGCTGAGGGAGTTCAGAGCTCACTGTCTGTTGTGCCActagcatgcacctcacttcgtGTGCCTTTGCTTTACATGGGCATCACTTCAGGAATGCCAGTAGGAAAGACTATGGAGGTGAAAGCCAGCAGAGTCTGGCAGCCTTACTGTTGCCTAAGAGCATGTCTCACAGGTCTTGCATAGAACCTCAAGGGgtccacatgtggcctgcagggtgcccagcaCTGAACTACAGAGTATGCTAGATGAGCTGTgtccagagcccttccccccacccctgactGTATTAGGAGTGGTCCTGAACCTATTGGTCATTCCTTGCCTTCATTTTGAAGTGCACAGCCTAGAAGGCAAAGGTCCGGCAGCAGCTCATGCCAGCAAGCTTAGGGCTCAGAAGCAGTGTTCTTTCTTACTACAGGACATGGAAGCTGAGGCCAGGCAGGAGACATCCCATTAGGAGTTTGGCAGGCCAGGAGAGTGGATATAGCTTTGAGTCAAGATTAGTGGCCTTATGGGTTAGAGGGAGAGCTGGTCAGATCTCTACCCTCAGGAGAGCCAAATACCATGGGCAAAGCTTCTGAGATGTAGGCAGCACATCCCATGAAGATGTTCACATGTAGCatggaggggcaggagaaaggcaCAGCACAAGTGCTTTCATGTTCACATCAATACATGTTCAGTGAAGACTCCTACTTTGAAGGCATGAGGGTCCAGAGTGCAAATATGGGGACAGACTTAGGTCAGACACTCCCCCACACTAGGGAGTGGCATCTATTTTAAACAGAATTATGTGATTGAGCAGAGATGAcagaacccctcctgccccccacccctcctggaaTTTTCTTGACAGATACTAGGAGTGTGCACCAGTTACCTCTAGAATTTGAGGTATGTTAGCTCAATGAATCTTTGGCTCCTGACCTCAGTTGAGTGATGGGTCTAGCCCATGTTCCCCTGCACTGAGGTGAAGGACATTCATAGAACAGCTGTTCCCTGAAGTTTGGAAGCCACAACAGAGAAGGAGTGGACAAGAAATGCATGTGGTCTCACCTATGGGTGTATGTTGGTCACAGGGACACTCTGGATATGTCACCATTGACACCATTTCTCCATGGACACTGAAAGTCAGCCTTAGCGATGCCAGGTATGACTGGAGTCCTAAGCAGCTCTCCTCATTCATCTGAAACAGGAGACAGACCACATTTTATATCCAAGACTGTCTATATAGGTAGTTCTGTTTATATTTGACCACAAGGTGATAATATGGCAGCCTTAGATTGTACTAATTTAGACTGAAGTGTTTTGTCTTGCTTAGTTACTTCATGGGATTTAGTAGGCTGGTTTAAAATTTGCTAATTCCTGCTTCTAATCATGTACTGACTGATCTTTAGGAGATCTTGGACCTGCCCAAAGCTTAGAATTAATCCTTCAACTATACCCTCAGCTCCAGAGAGCTAGAAGAATAATCCAGGCTACTGGACTGCTTACAAGTAGACCACAGCATGCTAGGTTCTGCCTTCAGCTATCCCTGCTCCAGAAAGATAGCAGTaatatttggggtggggggggggggggagggaagaagtctAGATTTAGGCCCTACTCATTCTAGCCATTTGGTATATGGTAATTTCTTGGAAAGAGCAGTAGCTTCACAGATCATACCAGGATTACAATCCCTTCTTGGAgtttgggggtgtgggggtgcagcaCTAGCAGATAGCCTGGTAACAGGATGCTAGCCTGGACAGAGAGATGGTCCAAAACAAGCAGCTCAGGTATGATGCAGTAGCAAGCGATAGTCTGAAAGGAAGCTTTGCTC
The nucleotide sequence above comes from Pelodiscus sinensis isolate JC-2024 chromosome 16, ASM4963464v1, whole genome shotgun sequence. Encoded proteins:
- the LOC102461648 gene encoding zona pellucida sperm-binding protein 2-like: MRLFVLQLSCSCSMGLLLLLGCLMVPLTTGVASSMILHFPGTVSCHADKLLIGFPRELSSSFWQAHVVDANGEEIANCVYMVDYEMLMLTALYVNCTRLEYGQHQLRVKLLQNKTVAGDKNVTYSIGCDALQADVIPTVFTGATNCTKDFMAVVFPRLIPGFADEHMTAESQMTWIVSIDDGTRTHRLSLRQAMQQGYTFLADGSNLIFQASFGATGVVSYKQDNQILYMVALKLSYGPPDQRLTVESRMICAPGPATCNATHMTVAIPAFPGTLTAVRIENRNIPMDQLQANGIALDTRKGVKLHIHRRILKSRMNEESCLGLQSYLASLRLTFSVHGEMVSMVTYPECPCDQHTPIAAVCTQDGYMDFEVLSDMTQPALDLDTIRLRDPACKPVFKSPSNDMVRFHVPVNRCGTRQRFAGERMIYENEVRALWANLPPRRISRDSELRLTVTCTYRRGDAAMSIGISSLPPPVSSINQGPLSLILLVYPDDSYLQPYSDDQYPIVKHLQQPIFLEVQVLNRNDPNIKLVLDDCWATASQDQSSVPRWNIIVDGCDYELDNYRTVFHPVGLAVSYPNYRQRFEVKTFAFVTGDKALTSLVYFHCSALLCDRLQPDSPLCSARCPRPSRFQRDVVAMEAENSGVASLSGAVLLVADQWPSVQEEALLRESAWTTVATATTVILGLMATALVSMAVFKNLKRTNSVMVN